The window CGCCCCAAGCGGTCGGTGCCGAGCAGGTGCGCGGGGCCCGGCGGTTCGAGCCGGTCGCCGCTGATGTCGCTCAGCGGATACGGCAGCCAGACGAGCGAGACGATCGCGGTGAGCACGACGAGTCCCACCAGCACGATCCCGATGATCAGGGTGGCGTGCGGCCGGCGCCGCCGGACGGATGCGGTGGCCACCGCATCCGTCCGCGCCTTCAGCTCCGCGCCGCTCATCGGTTGCCCGAGACGCTCGTGCGCAGGCGCGGGTCGATCAGACGCTGCACCACGTCGGCGGCGAAACCGACGAGGAGCACGAACAGGGTGCTGACCACGAGGACGCCCTGGATGTTGGCGAAGTCGTGCTGCTCGATACCGGTGAGCAGCATGCTGCCGAGCCCCGGCAGCGTGAAGACGCTCTCCACGACGACGGCGCCCAGCAGGGTCGTGGAGAGCTCGATACCGAGCACGGCGACGACCGGCACGGCGCCGTTTCGCACCCCGTGACGCAGGAGCGCCTCGGCGCGGGAGGCGCCGCCCGCCCGGGCGGTCCGCAGGTAGTCGCTGCCGAGCACGTCGAGGGTCGCGGCGCGCACGTAGCGACTGAGCGACGCGCTCATCACGATCGCGATCGTGATGACCGGCAGCGTCAGCGAGCGGAGGGCGTCGGCGGGATCCTCCCAGTCGCGGCGGGGGAATCCTCCCGAGGGAAGCAAGCCCAGTTGGAGGGCGAAGATCCACACCAGGATGACGCCGACCCAGAACACCGGAACCGCCACCCCGAGCTGCGCGAACCCCGACAGCACGATGCCGTACCAGCGGTCGGCCTTCACCGCGGCGGTGATGCCCACGATGAGCGAGACGACGAGCGCCAGGCCGAAGGCGAGCAGGGTGAGCGGAAGCGTGATCGCCAGCCGCGCCGCGACCTCGTCGCCGACCGACCGGGACGAGATGTACGACTCGCCGAGGTCGAGGCGCAGCAGCTGCGCGGCCCAGGTCGCGAACTGCTGGACCAGTGGCTGGTCGGAGCCGACCTGGGCGCGGGCGGCAGCGATCTGCTCCGGGGTCGCATCCACCGAGAGCAGGGCATTGGCGGGGTCGCCGGGCAGCAGTCGCAGCAGGACGAAGATGACGACCATGGCGACGACGAGGGAGACCGCGAGGAACGCGGCCCGACGCAGCAGATAGACGACCATGGGGTTCACCGGGAATGGATGATGCCGCCGACCCGGTCGGTCGGCGGCATCATCCGTCGATCAGGACTTGACGATGTCGTAGGCGAAGAACTGCGAGTTCAAGCCGTTGACCGGGTACCCGCTGACGTCGCTGGAGGCGACGACGATCTGCGGGTAGAGGTACAGCCACACGCTAGCCGCATCGGCCGCGATCTGCTCGTTGACCTGCTTGAGCAGCGAGGTCTGCTCGTCGACGGTCGTGGCCTGCTCTGCCTCGGACACCCACTGGGTCACCTGCGCGTTGTCGTAGCCCCAGTAGAAGTCCGGGTTGCCGTACCAGACCACGTCGCGGTCGTTCACGTGCTCCTGCAGGGTGGCGGTGAAGTCGCGGTCCTTGAAGACCTTCGTGTACCACTCGTCGGCGCTGATCGTGTTGATCTCGACCGTGATGCCGACCTCCGCCAGCTGCGACTGCAGGAACTCCGCCACGGCGGGATGCGGGTCGTAGCTCGGGGTGTCGAGGGTGAAGGTGAAACCGTCGGCGTAGCCGGCCTGTGCGAGAAGCGTCTTGGACAGCGCCGGGTCGTAGGGGTTCACGCCGGTGAGGTCCTCGTACCAGGGGTCGGTGGGCGGGACCATCGAGCCGATGAGGGTGCCGTAGTCGCCCCAGATTGAGGTCAGCAGCTTCTTCGTGTCGATGGCCGAGTAGACGGCCTTGCGCACGTCGACGTTGTCGAACGGGGCGACGCGGTCGTTGAAGGCGAGCAGCTCCTTCGTGGTCGAGGTGCCCTCGCTCACGACGTAGTCGCTGTTGCCGTCGAACTGCGCCAGCTGGTCGGGGCCCTGGATGCTGGTGATGAGGTCGATCTCGCCCGTCAGCAGCGCGTTGTTCTCGGCCGTCGCATCGGTGAAGTAGGTGAAGACGACCTCGGCGTTCTTCGCGGGGCTGCCCCAGTAGTCGTCGAAGCGCTTCAGGGTCAGTGTGCTGCCCTGCTTCCACTCGTCGAGCGTGTACGGGCCGGTGCCGTCCTCGGTCGTGGTCAGATCGCCCGCCTCGGTGTTGACGATCCACACGTAGCTCAGGTTGTAGAGGAACGAGATCGAGCGCTGCGACAGCGTGAACACGACCGTGTTCTCGTCGGGGGTAGCGATGTCCGCGATCGGGCCGAAGCTCGACTTGCGTGCCGACTTCGAATCGTCGGCGAGGACGGCCTCGACGCTCGCCTTGACGTCGGCCGAGGTCAGCTTCTTGCCGGAGTGGAACTCGACGCCCTCGCGCAGCGTGATCGTGTAGGTCAGGCCGTCGTCGCTGACCTCTTCGGACTCGGCGAGCAGCGGCTCCACCTGGCCGTCGTCGGTGAGCTTGTACAGCCCCTCGTAGACGTTGCCGTTGAAGGCCTCGGTCACGCCCTGACCGCCGCCCTGCGTGTTGCTCAGGTTCTGCGGCTCGTACAGCGAGCCGATCACGATCGTGGCGTCGTCGGCGTTCTCGGCCGTGCCGGAACCGGCGGCGCAGCCGGCCAGCAGCAGGGCTGCAGCAGCGGCGGCCGTCACGGCGAGCAGAGGTCTTCTCATGCGGGGATACTCCAGGGTGCTGTGGGTGGGGGTCGGGATGCTGTGCGTCGCCGCGTCAGACGGCGTAGATGTCGAAGCCGTCGCGGAAGACGACGGACTTCTCGCCCGCGCGCACCGGAACCTCGAATCGGTTGGATGCGGGCGGAAGCGGGCAGTTGTACTGCGCGGAGAATCCGCACGGCGGTACGAAGGCGCGGTTGAAGTCGAGCACGACGGCGTGCGGGTCGCCCTCGACGTGTTGCACGAACAGGAACCGACCGGGCCCGTAGGTCTCCACGCCGTTGGTGGTGTCGCCGAACACGAGCAGCAGCTTCCCGCCGTCGTCGAAGGCGGCGAGGGAGCGCTCCACCCCGCCGATCGTCGCGGTGATGTCGCCCGGCACGATGAGATCGCGGGTGCCGCCGTTGTCGCGGATGTGCTCGAACGGCACGGTTCGCGAGGCCTCCACCGGGCGGAACGTGCCGTCGATGACCCAGTCCGGGTCGTAGTCGTAGGTGTCGATGCGCTCGAACGCGCCGATCGCGGGGGATGCCGCATCCCAGAACCGCAGACCGTGCTGCGGCTCACCGGTGTCGATGTCGGTGCGCTCGACCTCGGTCACCTGCACGGTGGGCGCGGCCGACGCCTGCGCGGCGCCGAGATCGGTGCGAGCACCGGTCCAGCGTGTCTCGACGAGGGCGAGGTTCCCGGTGGGGGCGGCGACGGCGCGTTCGCGCGCGGCGTGCCAGCGGGCGTGGTCTTCACGGGCGGACATGATGCGTCCATTCTCGGAACTCGGGGGCGTGGTGCCCAATCGGGCGTCACGGAAGGCAATGCGCCGGGCGATCGGGATATTCCCCGCGCGCTCGCGCGAGACCGGCTCGATAGACTGCCCGGAGACCTCCCGCTCGGTGGGGTCGCGTCTTCCGGTGCCGTCAGGTGCCGTCACCAGCCACCCGATTCGAGGGAGCCACCCATGCCAGGCATCGTGATCGTCGGCGTCCAGTGGGGCGACGAGGGCAAGGGCAAGGCCACCGATCTGCTCGGCTCGCGCACCGACTGGGTCGTCAAGTTCAACGGCGGCAACAACGCCGGGCACACGGTGGTGATCGGCGACGAGAAGTACGCCCTGCACCTGCTGCCGTCCGGCATCCTCTCGCCCGGCGTGAACGCCGTCATCGGCAACGGCGTCGTCGTCGACCTCGAGGTGCTCTTCTACGAGCTCGAGGCACTCCAGGCGCGCGGCGTCGACACGTCGCGCCTGCGCGTCAGCGCCAACGCGCACGTGATCACGCAGTACCACCGCACGCTCGACAAGGTCACCGAGCGCTTCCTGGGCAAGCG is drawn from Microbacterium binotii and contains these coding sequences:
- a CDS encoding ABC transporter permease, which translates into the protein MVVYLLRRAAFLAVSLVVAMVVIFVLLRLLPGDPANALLSVDATPEQIAAARAQVGSDQPLVQQFATWAAQLLRLDLGESYISSRSVGDEVAARLAITLPLTLLAFGLALVVSLIVGITAAVKADRWYGIVLSGFAQLGVAVPVFWVGVILVWIFALQLGLLPSGGFPRRDWEDPADALRSLTLPVITIAIVMSASLSRYVRAATLDVLGSDYLRTARAGGASRAEALLRHGVRNGAVPVVAVLGIELSTTLLGAVVVESVFTLPGLGSMLLTGIEQHDFANIQGVLVVSTLFVLLVGFAADVVQRLIDPRLRTSVSGNR
- a CDS encoding ABC transporter substrate-binding protein, encoding MRRPLLAVTAAAAAALLLAGCAAGSGTAENADDATIVIGSLYEPQNLSNTQGGGQGVTEAFNGNVYEGLYKLTDDGQVEPLLAESEEVSDDGLTYTITLREGVEFHSGKKLTSADVKASVEAVLADDSKSARKSSFGPIADIATPDENTVVFTLSQRSISFLYNLSYVWIVNTEAGDLTTTEDGTGPYTLDEWKQGSTLTLKRFDDYWGSPAKNAEVVFTYFTDATAENNALLTGEIDLITSIQGPDQLAQFDGNSDYVVSEGTSTTKELLAFNDRVAPFDNVDVRKAVYSAIDTKKLLTSIWGDYGTLIGSMVPPTDPWYEDLTGVNPYDPALSKTLLAQAGYADGFTFTLDTPSYDPHPAVAEFLQSQLAEVGITVEINTISADEWYTKVFKDRDFTATLQEHVNDRDVVWYGNPDFYWGYDNAQVTQWVSEAEQATTVDEQTSLLKQVNEQIAADAASVWLYLYPQIVVASSDVSGYPVNGLNSQFFAYDIVKS
- a CDS encoding DUF1684 domain-containing protein, translated to MSAREDHARWHAARERAVAAPTGNLALVETRWTGARTDLGAAQASAAPTVQVTEVERTDIDTGEPQHGLRFWDAASPAIGAFERIDTYDYDPDWVIDGTFRPVEASRTVPFEHIRDNGGTRDLIVPGDITATIGGVERSLAAFDDGGKLLLVFGDTTNGVETYGPGRFLFVQHVEGDPHAVVLDFNRAFVPPCGFSAQYNCPLPPASNRFEVPVRAGEKSVVFRDGFDIYAV